The following are from one region of the Cloacibacillus sp. genome:
- a CDS encoding aminotransferase class V-fold PLP-dependent enzyme, protein MRHIYLNNAATTWPKPQEVPQAVFDFMTRAGANAARGSASERDLKSLDIVFTARARAAKLFGGCAKANAKYVTLTSNVTHSLNIVLRGFLKPEMRVVTTSMEHNSVVRPLRELQEQGLLVDVLQCSLRGYLPSKALSEALLEKTDLVVITHCSNVCGSVQPIEEVAEICARRGVPLVVDCAQTGGLLPIDVQELGIAALCFTGHKGLFGPQGTGGIIWNPEFAERCAPLITGGTGSLSHEETQPTLMPDKFEAGTPNLPAIAGLDAALEWLEKTGIAAIAAKEEQLGRRLEEGLLSIKGMRLLGAAGDDTPRLPVYAFNVDGMDNGTLARDLSDQYGIESRPGLHCSPLAHRTLGTFPEGALRLSPGYFNTEEEIDYTVQSISELVNRRL, encoded by the coding sequence ATGAGACATATCTATCTGAATAACGCCGCCACGACCTGGCCCAAACCGCAGGAGGTACCGCAGGCGGTCTTTGATTTCATGACGCGCGCCGGCGCGAACGCCGCGCGCGGCTCCGCCTCCGAACGGGACCTTAAAAGCCTCGACATCGTCTTCACGGCGCGCGCCCGCGCGGCGAAACTCTTCGGCGGCTGCGCGAAGGCCAACGCCAAATACGTGACGCTTACATCAAACGTCACACATTCGCTGAACATCGTGCTCAGGGGATTTCTAAAACCTGAGATGCGCGTCGTCACCACCTCGATGGAGCACAACTCCGTGGTACGTCCGCTGCGGGAGCTGCAGGAACAGGGCCTGCTGGTCGACGTGCTGCAGTGCAGCCTGCGCGGCTACCTGCCGTCCAAGGCGCTCTCCGAAGCGCTGCTGGAAAAGACCGATCTCGTCGTCATAACCCACTGCAGCAACGTCTGCGGCTCCGTCCAGCCGATCGAAGAGGTGGCGGAGATCTGCGCCCGCCGCGGCGTTCCGCTCGTCGTCGACTGCGCCCAGACTGGCGGCCTTTTGCCGATCGACGTTCAGGAGCTCGGCATTGCCGCCCTCTGCTTCACGGGCCACAAGGGGTTATTCGGCCCCCAGGGTACCGGCGGCATTATCTGGAACCCCGAGTTTGCCGAAAGATGCGCGCCCCTCATAACCGGCGGCACCGGCAGCCTCTCCCACGAGGAGACGCAGCCGACGCTCATGCCGGACAAATTTGAGGCGGGTACGCCTAACCTCCCCGCCATCGCGGGACTTGACGCGGCGCTGGAATGGCTCGAAAAGACCGGCATCGCAGCGATCGCCGCCAAAGAAGAACAGCTCGGCAGACGCCTCGAGGAGGGGCTCCTTTCGATAAAGGGGATGCGACTGCTCGGCGCCGCGGGAGACGACACGCCGCGGCTGCCCGTCTACGCCTTCAACGTCGACGGTATGGACAACGGCACCCTTGCGCGGGACCTCAGCGACCAATACGGCATTGAGAGCCGTCCCGGCCTCCACTGCTCCCCGCTGGCCCACCGGACGCTGGGCACCTTCCCGGAGGGCGCGCTGCGCCTCTCGCCGGGGTATTTCAACACGGAAGAAGAGATCGATTATACCGTTCAATCAATCAGCGAACTGGTAAATCGGCGTTTATAA
- a CDS encoding HD domain-containing phosphohydrolase, with the protein MTLRCKTQLFLGVILLSVLLILDILFTNFLITSAEQTDRERMTRDLSRTSVTLNGEVRTLSAIAGNWAYSDKAWDYMTGLNPDYPNIYLNRAVLTEIGVSSLIFIDNDFNVKFARDYSAPDDSSTPESEVAAIFSNQGEDIFKNLPEDGTSGIVMKGEEPIFFAVKHIRRSDKGGGQAGYLIATMALSPKMIHKITAGLHFTFAVEPVPQKDKGRELPNMILNNDPRNSFTTGRLLVRDHAGAPAFWISGISQNVDIKSAERELQILFSILAIAALFVVFLFGFFMKYQITNRMKRLQREIEAIRDEAGDAHSITIDRKRDEIASIQRTLNDFMAFFDFKQGEKNKADDITISVHKRFAEAGRRLCMKTLEDIATAFSPGDEKFRAALVRGAAKARDFARENGIEEEELIYIYLGALFSRMGMLSLPFSIRTKTSPLTPAELREYRKYPIKSKDFMEAIELLRPASALPYAWNENWDGTGFPQGLSGSAIPVQARIFAIADAWNEMTRPWPGRRIPTEDEVIERLRAQAGTRLDPQLVEKFIAFLKQQKH; encoded by the coding sequence ATGACGCTCAGGTGTAAAACACAACTTTTTCTCGGAGTAATACTGCTGTCAGTACTGCTGATACTTGATATTCTGTTTACAAATTTTTTGATCACATCAGCGGAACAGACAGACAGAGAGCGTATGACCAGAGACCTTTCCAGAACCTCGGTGACCCTGAACGGGGAAGTGCGCACGCTATCGGCGATAGCGGGCAACTGGGCCTACTCCGATAAAGCGTGGGACTACATGACCGGCCTCAACCCCGACTACCCGAATATATACCTCAACAGGGCCGTTCTCACGGAGATCGGCGTCTCATCTCTGATATTCATAGACAACGACTTCAATGTTAAATTCGCGCGCGACTACAGCGCCCCCGACGACAGCTCCACTCCGGAGAGCGAAGTCGCCGCGATCTTCAGCAACCAGGGAGAGGATATCTTCAAAAACCTTCCCGAAGACGGCACAAGCGGCATAGTAATGAAAGGTGAGGAACCGATATTCTTCGCCGTCAAGCACATACGCCGCTCCGACAAGGGCGGCGGCCAGGCCGGATACCTTATCGCCACGATGGCCCTATCGCCGAAAATGATCCATAAAATCACCGCCGGCCTGCATTTCACCTTCGCCGTGGAGCCCGTTCCGCAAAAAGACAAGGGGCGGGAGCTTCCGAATATGATCCTCAACAACGACCCGCGAAATTCATTCACCACGGGGCGTCTGCTTGTGCGCGACCACGCCGGCGCGCCCGCTTTCTGGATCTCCGGCATTTCTCAAAACGTGGACATCAAGAGCGCCGAGCGTGAACTGCAGATACTCTTCTCCATTCTCGCGATCGCCGCGCTCTTCGTAGTATTCCTCTTCGGGTTCTTTATGAAATACCAGATAACAAACCGCATGAAACGGCTGCAGCGCGAGATAGAGGCGATTCGCGACGAAGCCGGCGACGCGCACAGCATCACGATAGACCGTAAGCGTGACGAAATCGCGAGCATCCAGCGCACACTGAACGACTTCATGGCCTTCTTCGACTTCAAGCAGGGCGAGAAGAACAAAGCCGACGATATCACCATCTCCGTCCACAAACGCTTCGCGGAGGCCGGCAGACGTCTCTGCATGAAGACGCTTGAAGACATCGCGACGGCATTCTCTCCTGGAGACGAGAAATTCCGCGCCGCGCTCGTCAGAGGCGCCGCTAAGGCACGGGACTTCGCAAGGGAGAACGGTATCGAAGAGGAAGAGCTCATCTATATCTACCTGGGAGCGCTCTTCAGCCGTATGGGCATGCTCTCGCTGCCCTTCTCCATCCGTACCAAGACCTCGCCGCTTACGCCCGCGGAGCTGCGCGAATACAGAAAGTATCCGATAAAATCAAAGGACTTCATGGAAGCGATAGAGCTCCTGCGCCCCGCCTCCGCGCTGCCCTACGCGTGGAATGAAAACTGGGACGGCACCGGCTTCCCGCAGGGACTCTCAGGCAGCGCGATACCGGTTCAGGCAAGGATATTCGCCATCGCGGACGCCTGGAATGAGATGACGCGCCCCTGGCCCGGACGCCGCATCCCGACAGAAGACGAAGTGATAGAGAGACTGCGCGCGCAGGCCGGTACACGCCTTGACCCGCAGCTCGTGGAAAAATTCATCGCCTTTCTGAAACAGCAGAAGCATTAG
- a CDS encoding HesA/MoeB/ThiF family protein, with the protein MIFKKPVEYMAERASRHGDILAVPLSVCREAASLGGLSVREAEIAALRGGLCPSRYERTIGTFGLEGQARLLESCAAVVGCGGLGGWITEILARAGVGRLILIDGDVFDENNLNRQLYATEENIGEPKAAAAAERVRGVNSGVTAEHYQMFINEANGAEILSPANVVLDALDNNSGRRDVFSLCRRLGIPFVHGAVAGFFGQAAVLRPQDRPL; encoded by the coding sequence TTGATTTTTAAAAAACCGGTTGAATATATGGCGGAACGGGCTTCACGTCACGGGGATATTCTCGCCGTTCCCCTGTCCGTATGCCGCGAGGCGGCCTCTTTAGGCGGTCTGTCCGTACGAGAGGCGGAGATTGCCGCGCTGCGCGGAGGGCTTTGCCCATCGCGTTATGAGCGCACGATCGGTACCTTTGGCCTTGAGGGGCAGGCGCGGCTGCTTGAATCCTGCGCGGCTGTGGTCGGCTGCGGCGGGCTTGGCGGCTGGATAACGGAGATTCTTGCCCGTGCCGGCGTCGGACGGCTCATTCTCATCGACGGCGATGTTTTTGACGAAAATAATCTTAACCGCCAGCTCTACGCGACTGAGGAGAATATCGGCGAGCCGAAGGCCGCCGCCGCCGCTGAACGTGTAAGAGGCGTCAATTCCGGCGTTACCGCGGAACATTATCAGATGTTCATAAATGAGGCGAACGGCGCGGAGATACTCTCTCCGGCAAATGTCGTGCTTGACGCGCTGGATAACAACAGCGGCCGCCGGGATGTATTCAGCCTCTGCCGGAGGCTCGGCATCCCCTTCGTTCACGGTGCCGTGGCCGGGTTTTTCGGCCAGGCGGCGGTGCTGCGTCCGCAGGACAGGCCGCTGTGA
- a CDS encoding LemA family protein: protein MVLWIVLGIAALIVVWIIGTYNGLVKLRNMAQEAWSGIDVQLKRRSDLVPNLVETVKGYAGHEKSTLDDVTRARTAVVDAGGDTAERMKAENMLTSMLRSLFAVAEAYPDLKANTNFLQLQGELSKIEDEIQMSRRYYNGSARNLNNAVQQFPGMLIAGPMGFSTLPYYEADESECAVPKVAF, encoded by the coding sequence ATGGTGTTGTGGATAGTATTAGGTATAGCCGCGCTCATAGTGGTGTGGATTATCGGGACATATAACGGGCTGGTCAAGCTGAGAAATATGGCGCAGGAGGCTTGGAGCGGCATCGACGTACAGCTCAAACGCCGCAGCGATCTTGTTCCCAATCTTGTGGAGACCGTAAAAGGTTATGCGGGGCATGAGAAGAGCACGCTGGACGACGTGACCCGCGCGCGGACGGCGGTGGTCGACGCGGGAGGCGATACCGCGGAGAGGATGAAGGCGGAAAATATGCTTACCTCCATGCTTCGTTCGCTCTTTGCCGTCGCCGAGGCCTATCCCGACCTTAAGGCCAATACGAATTTTCTTCAGTTACAGGGAGAGCTCAGTAAGATCGAGGATGAGATTCAGATGTCGCGCCGCTATTACAACGGCTCCGCGCGTAATTTGAACAACGCCGTACAGCAGTTCCCGGGCATGCTGATCGCCGGGCCGATGGGCTTTTCCACATTGCCGTATTACGAGGCGGATGAGTCGGAATGCGCCGTGCCAAAGGTCGCATTTTAA
- a CDS encoding Synerg-CTERM sorting domain-containing protein, protein MADNPTYETTYYCLQAETGSEKIIKYTADSYSPLTPIGVVKVDGTHLQITFDRELEYATTITTRDGGSGVSMVGTQACSKFTVEDNGTNVGVFRVVPLASPTGADGRRTFRTVEVELEKTVSDSAMVSYDPELKGHNDSLALADPNAGKLTGAFGSVSAAAPQAQLKTLALDAAVSGQNDGTLMDENTPTEPTRMFEESLADDKVSSVVMTFTLDKESDWSVSVNGAAPNPGATAAKGSVNVGLKEGWNRITLTVGDVSQLGFVTYEIWLYKGTPAYTPVTSITLESESGEHFDTITPADGYLQYYASIPGSCRSVVVKVAAKDDPQSIEINDEIADQDGKVTLSIPASGYTYSVKITVTGKNGETASYIVELNSRNNDMKLSDLKVYKVTQNGSRTELTLKYRSIGNDPGGEGFKQDLKTEGGWRYYYVDLNSSIVAEKCTFVVVPTVEANMAYGTDIFVGLRGGSQPQPIESGKDSKGFSIGESDQNLPISITMSRKNPQTGNPDVSDYKVQINLISNFVTPQLESLTLHDICETEDVLTLSQPELGAGERTFRTKPNSLNFTLHAQIPNDPAIMLDTNLDRDKDSCTISEGKVTARINLEWGEKRTIRFTVKNMAIDQEYEFKLNLQQGYEGKFIYLGVSPEYLSHIWLDGAEPEFTINEMSSYTQFEPPTEPGGNRKFTNVIESYVFKKRYKKLNTDGGNSITVNWSVCPPIDNQTGLLNFKLASVVSPDETPTNWKIGTVTVNPRGTGGTVELIINTSVQPEPYYREYSYTSSSEGGKGEVDRVHPVYLQAELPDGRMRKGIFAHITTREDLEFPDIIINEYKKQDFKIIEFNPVNQRPPITDCYITGGYAGDHTNDYNIKTIQVGAVYQFKITIRGRTYGDYRRANNGEFAKTYPRAVLNPNDWLSIAERLEVYKQHFPGTKDDAFDGYYVDYSHDPITWTLVGDGELFSNPNDVSEYATIDQNGVVTTRKAFPADDSSSRICVVARTSRNKVTCKANFIILPERASDVSVGTNIPYIALSPRAAFYGYKKNYNSSGGGNDDPGWKHLTDVWNMNSSNGYGDIRWSALSVKGGSLRFSGNTALGMKLVNAPKNWYEKSSGSCNFAPNITNLDALNKRSGWEETYHNIPKNQSFLAGLANFIKKEFEGTDATFNGPHTLPVSGVSEHQSISDTEHGLNTIENNYVYLTQEGRVRFFGKSSAFNINTIMALRGAASEDLETVQASERGRWDYEERTITKEEQGTSEDIVLYKFSDGRTGVSCIVDLDSAGTAEETKTSGKSLSRQSSSSVMAAANEIEWIYPDMPGAEDISITYGDGTPVSSDSSLYYDNIMKLSRSVSTGVKVSRGAVTRPKLAPIKMNFAVDSEAFDNLELLSLNYKMKNSDEVYTINVQGTSTNGGFSFSDAAEDKKQDDPAANSGGGSGCNGGFAGLLALFAVVLPLCAIRRGRS, encoded by the coding sequence ATGGCGGACAATCCAACCTACGAGACAACATACTATTGCCTGCAAGCGGAAACGGGCAGCGAAAAAATCATTAAATACACCGCGGATTCATATTCGCCCTTAACCCCCATCGGCGTTGTCAAGGTGGATGGGACACATTTGCAGATCACTTTTGACAGAGAGCTTGAATATGCCACGACCATAACTACCAGAGACGGCGGCAGCGGCGTCAGCATGGTTGGAACGCAGGCGTGTTCTAAGTTCACAGTTGAAGATAATGGTACCAATGTTGGTGTATTTAGAGTTGTTCCTCTCGCTTCGCCGACAGGCGCGGACGGCCGCCGGACGTTTCGTACCGTAGAGGTTGAACTGGAGAAAACCGTCAGCGATTCGGCAATGGTATCCTACGATCCTGAACTAAAAGGCCATAACGATTCGCTTGCGCTTGCCGACCCTAACGCCGGAAAACTTACAGGTGCGTTTGGCTCCGTCAGCGCCGCCGCTCCGCAGGCACAGTTAAAGACGCTGGCCTTGGATGCAGCTGTCAGCGGTCAAAACGATGGGACGCTGATGGACGAAAATACGCCCACAGAGCCAACGAGGATGTTTGAAGAGTCTCTTGCTGACGATAAGGTCTCCAGCGTTGTTATGACCTTCACGCTGGATAAGGAGTCCGACTGGTCCGTCTCCGTAAACGGCGCGGCTCCCAATCCTGGCGCGACGGCGGCGAAAGGCAGTGTCAACGTGGGTCTCAAAGAGGGATGGAACCGCATTACGCTCACGGTGGGAGACGTATCCCAGCTGGGCTTTGTCACATACGAGATCTGGCTCTATAAGGGCACTCCCGCCTACACCCCCGTAACGAGCATTACTCTCGAATCGGAGAGTGGCGAACACTTTGATACAATAACGCCTGCTGACGGTTACCTTCAATACTACGCCTCCATACCGGGTTCATGCAGGAGTGTCGTGGTGAAAGTCGCTGCCAAAGACGATCCGCAGAGCATCGAGATAAACGACGAAATTGCCGACCAGGACGGCAAGGTGACTCTAAGCATTCCCGCCTCCGGGTACACATATTCTGTCAAAATAACGGTCACCGGTAAAAATGGCGAGACCGCCTCGTATATAGTTGAATTAAACAGCCGCAATAACGACATGAAACTTAGCGACCTTAAAGTCTATAAAGTAACTCAGAATGGAAGCAGGACGGAACTCACGCTTAAATATAGATCTATCGGCAATGACCCTGGTGGAGAAGGATTTAAACAGGATCTGAAAACTGAGGGCGGCTGGCGCTATTATTATGTGGATTTGAATTCGTCCATCGTAGCCGAAAAATGTACATTTGTAGTGGTTCCCACCGTTGAGGCCAACATGGCGTACGGTACGGATATCTTTGTCGGTCTCAGAGGCGGTTCCCAACCGCAGCCTATAGAATCCGGAAAAGACAGTAAAGGCTTTTCCATAGGAGAGTCGGATCAGAATCTCCCCATCAGCATCACGATGAGCCGGAAGAACCCTCAGACTGGTAATCCGGATGTGAGCGACTACAAGGTTCAGATAAACCTGATATCGAACTTTGTAACTCCGCAGCTTGAATCTCTGACTCTCCACGATATATGCGAGACGGAAGACGTGCTTACCCTGTCTCAGCCGGAGTTAGGCGCCGGTGAGAGAACATTCAGGACAAAGCCAAACTCGCTAAATTTCACGCTGCATGCGCAAATACCTAATGACCCTGCGATTATGTTGGATACGAACTTGGATAGGGACAAGGACAGCTGTACGATTTCAGAGGGAAAGGTTACCGCCCGCATTAATCTTGAGTGGGGGGAAAAGAGAACGATACGGTTCACAGTCAAGAATATGGCGATTGACCAAGAATATGAGTTCAAGCTCAACCTGCAGCAGGGATACGAGGGGAAGTTCATATATCTGGGGGTCAGCCCGGAATATCTCTCGCATATATGGCTAGACGGAGCGGAACCAGAATTTACTATAAACGAAATGAGCTCCTATACGCAATTCGAGCCTCCCACGGAGCCTGGCGGCAATAGAAAATTTACAAACGTTATAGAAAGTTATGTATTCAAAAAAAGATATAAAAAGCTTAACACTGACGGCGGTAATAGTATCACCGTCAACTGGTCGGTGTGCCCTCCGATAGACAATCAAACTGGCCTCTTAAACTTCAAGCTCGCGAGCGTTGTTTCTCCCGATGAGACGCCAACAAACTGGAAAATTGGTACAGTGACGGTTAATCCCAGAGGGACAGGCGGCACGGTTGAACTCATTATTAATACGAGTGTACAGCCAGAACCCTATTATAGGGAGTACTCTTATACCAGCTCTAGTGAGGGCGGCAAGGGAGAGGTGGATCGTGTCCACCCCGTATATTTACAGGCCGAACTGCCGGACGGTAGGATGCGCAAAGGAATATTTGCGCATATAACAACGAGGGAGGATTTGGAGTTCCCGGACATAATAATAAACGAGTATAAAAAACAGGATTTTAAAATCATCGAATTTAATCCAGTTAACCAAAGGCCACCGATAACGGACTGTTATATCACAGGCGGCTATGCAGGCGACCATACAAATGATTATAATATAAAAACAATACAAGTAGGTGCTGTATATCAGTTTAAGATTACTATTCGTGGTCGTACATACGGTGATTACAGACGGGCAAATAATGGGGAATTTGCGAAAACATATCCGCGTGCGGTATTAAATCCTAATGACTGGTTGTCAATAGCGGAAAGGCTTGAGGTTTACAAACAACATTTCCCAGGTACGAAAGATGATGCCTTTGACGGATACTATGTCGACTACAGCCATGACCCTATTACATGGACTTTGGTTGGTGATGGAGAGCTGTTTAGCAATCCTAACGACGTCAGCGAATATGCCACCATCGATCAGAACGGCGTTGTCACGACACGAAAAGCGTTCCCTGCCGACGACTCATCTTCTAGGATTTGCGTAGTAGCACGTACGTCAAGGAATAAAGTTACTTGTAAGGCAAATTTCATTATACTTCCTGAGCGAGCCAGTGATGTTTCTGTAGGTACAAACATACCCTATATAGCCTTGTCACCTAGAGCGGCTTTTTACGGCTATAAGAAAAATTATAATTCTTCGGGAGGAGGAAACGACGATCCTGGATGGAAACATCTAACAGATGTCTGGAATATGAACTCTTCCAATGGATATGGCGACATTCGGTGGAGCGCGTTAAGTGTAAAAGGAGGATCGCTGCGGTTCTCAGGAAATACCGCTCTGGGAATGAAGCTTGTCAACGCTCCCAAAAATTGGTATGAAAAATCGTCTGGAAGCTGTAATTTTGCGCCGAATATTACCAATTTAGACGCACTAAATAAGCGCAGCGGCTGGGAGGAAACGTACCATAATATACCTAAAAATCAGTCGTTCTTGGCGGGCTTGGCGAACTTCATTAAAAAAGAATTTGAGGGTACCGACGCTACTTTTAACGGTCCCCATACTTTGCCGGTATCTGGAGTTTCAGAACATCAGTCAATCAGTGATACAGAGCACGGTTTAAATACTATTGAAAACAATTATGTATATCTCACCCAAGAGGGTAGAGTTCGATTTTTTGGAAAGTCCTCAGCGTTCAATATCAATACCATTATGGCGCTGCGTGGCGCTGCCTCTGAGGACTTAGAGACTGTTCAAGCCAGCGAGAGAGGACGTTGGGACTATGAAGAACGTACTATAACGAAGGAAGAACAGGGGACGTCGGAAGATATTGTGTTATATAAGTTTTCTGACGGCAGAACCGGTGTCAGCTGCATCGTTGACCTTGATAGCGCAGGGACTGCCGAGGAGACTAAGACTAGTGGTAAGAGTTTGTCCAGACAATCGAGCAGTAGCGTCATGGCTGCGGCAAATGAGATTGAATGGATTTACCCTGATATGCCAGGTGCCGAGGATATAAGCATAACCTACGGCGACGGGACGCCGGTTTCCTCCGATTCCTCCCTCTATTACGATAATATAATGAAGTTATCAAGAAGCGTAAGCACAGGTGTGAAGGTAAGCCGCGGTGCTGTAACGAGACCAAAGCTAGCTCCGATAAAGATGAACTTTGCCGTTGATTCAGAGGCTTTTGACAATCTTGAACTGTTAAGTTTGAATTACAAGATGAAGAACAGCGATGAAGTGTATACCATAAATGTGCAGGGTACCAGCACTAACGGCGGTTTTTCTTTCAGCGACGCGGCTGAGGATAAAAAGCAGGACGACCCCGCGGCAAATTCCGGCGGTGGCAGCGGATGTAACGGCGGCTTTGCCGGTCTGCTGGCTCTCTTTGCCGTAGTCCTGCCGCTCTGCGCCATAAGACGCGGCAGAAGTTAA
- a CDS encoding DUF2207 domain-containing protein, with protein MKKTNICLLLMFCAVIFSALPASAAEIIESFRSTIAIREDSSLEVKEKLLVNIEHKSIKRGIIRNFPIRYKDKNGRSFDVGFDVEAVKLDGEDIPYNISYDGAYAYVKIGDPGSMIPLGLHTFTIKYTTTRQIGFFENYDELYWNVTGNGWSWPIMTAACSVSLPQKYAGEPFRSIEWYVGAYGERGVKEDAKLADRNTVVTTHPLSPGEGLTVVYTWKKGLISPPPSPFGDERRQSWIAFATLALSCAWFAFAVLKRRSGGEPPAVIPRFYPPKDSSPAFVRYIKEMKVDRVSMTANIIRLAVKGALKIEESDEPPSFFGHKHNIFTLVKKNGSVELTRDEDAMMMRLFPGDRESVTLEQKNARELSNANGGLRRGISSLSRGLVSTNIGLCLTGALIFIAGLATTLPFTGDSLTTTAAAGIFGGAVLMISLSRKVSPDGSFITKIKEIIFSLFPSIVAAFAAYSIFEGERAVLLIVLPFIAAAAVTALMRPFVTSRTERGEELNSEVEGLNLYISVAEKDRLEMLNAPDETPELFERLLPYAMALGAAKTWGDRFAKVLEKAQYTPQWYAGPSPYIFMNTGGFGSFSDAIGSSMAAGMKPEQAPSSFSGAGGGGFSGGGGGGGGGSGW; from the coding sequence ATGAAAAAGACAAATATCTGCTTGTTGCTCATGTTTTGTGCCGTTATTTTCTCCGCCCTGCCCGCCAGCGCCGCGGAAATCATTGAAAGTTTCCGCAGCACGATAGCGATCCGCGAGGACAGCTCTCTTGAGGTCAAGGAGAAGCTGTTGGTAAATATTGAGCATAAGAGTATAAAGCGCGGCATCATCCGGAATTTCCCTATAAGGTATAAGGATAAGAACGGACGCTCATTCGATGTCGGCTTTGACGTGGAGGCCGTCAAGCTTGACGGCGAGGACATTCCCTACAATATCTCTTATGACGGCGCTTACGCCTATGTGAAGATCGGCGATCCCGGCTCGATGATACCGCTGGGGCTCCATACTTTTACGATAAAGTACACGACGACGCGCCAGATAGGTTTCTTTGAAAATTATGACGAACTTTACTGGAACGTCACCGGCAACGGCTGGTCATGGCCGATAATGACGGCCGCCTGCAGCGTCTCTCTGCCGCAAAAATACGCGGGCGAGCCCTTTCGTTCGATAGAATGGTACGTCGGAGCCTACGGCGAGCGCGGCGTTAAGGAAGACGCCAAGCTGGCCGATAGAAATACGGTCGTCACGACGCATCCGCTGTCGCCGGGAGAGGGGCTCACCGTCGTATATACGTGGAAGAAGGGGCTCATCTCCCCGCCGCCGTCTCCGTTCGGAGACGAACGCAGGCAGAGCTGGATCGCCTTCGCGACTTTAGCCCTCTCCTGCGCGTGGTTCGCTTTCGCGGTTCTAAAACGCAGGAGCGGAGGGGAGCCACCGGCGGTGATCCCACGCTTCTATCCGCCAAAGGATTCTTCTCCCGCCTTCGTTCGCTATATAAAGGAGATGAAGGTCGACCGCGTCTCAATGACGGCAAATATCATCAGGCTGGCGGTCAAGGGGGCGCTGAAGATTGAGGAGAGCGACGAACCGCCCTCGTTCTTTGGACATAAACATAATATTTTCACGCTCGTGAAGAAGAACGGCAGTGTCGAACTGACGCGGGACGAGGACGCGATGATGATGCGGCTCTTCCCCGGGGACCGGGAGAGCGTCACGCTGGAGCAGAAGAACGCCAGGGAGCTTTCCAACGCGAATGGCGGCCTCCGGCGCGGCATATCCAGCCTCAGCCGCGGGCTGGTCTCCACGAATATCGGCCTCTGTCTCACCGGCGCGCTGATTTTTATCGCCGGACTCGCCACAACGCTGCCATTCACCGGAGACAGCCTTACGACCACGGCCGCCGCCGGCATTTTCGGAGGCGCGGTGCTCATGATCTCCCTCTCAAGAAAGGTTTCTCCCGACGGCTCTTTCATTACAAAGATAAAGGAGATCATATTCTCCCTCTTTCCCTCGATCGTCGCGGCCTTTGCCGCGTATTCGATCTTCGAGGGAGAGCGCGCCGTCCTTTTGATAGTCCTGCCTTTTATCGCGGCGGCAGCGGTGACGGCGCTGATGCGCCCCTTTGTCACCAGCCGCACTGAGAGGGGCGAGGAGCTCAACAGCGAGGTTGAGGGACTGAATCTCTATATCTCCGTCGCGGAGAAGGACCGCTTGGAGATGCTGAACGCGCCTGACGAGACCCCCGAGCTGTTCGAACGGCTCCTGCCCTACGCGATGGCGCTCGGAGCGGCCAAGACCTGGGGAGACCGGTTCGCGAAGGTGCTTGAAAAGGCGCAGTACACACCGCAGTGGTACGCCGGCCCCTCCCCCTATATCTTCATGAATACGGGCGGCTTCGGCTCTTTCTCCGACGCGATCGGCTCCAGCATGGCCGCCGGCATGAAGCCGGAACAGGCCCCGAGCTCCTTTTCCGGAGCCGGAGGCGGCGGCTTTTCCGGCGGCGGAGGTGGCGGTGGCGGCGGCTCCGGCTGGTAA
- the yedF gene encoding sulfurtransferase-like selenium metabolism protein YedF: protein MTEIDARKLECPKPVLLVKEEADKGAVQIRACVDNEVAAGNVTRFFESRGYAASREDGAEGIYITGKKSGETAAVQKDGGARTALLFTSDKIGAPSDGLGEVLMKAYLGTLTKTSTPPAAIALMNEGVKMALPEASTLDTLKELEAAGTKILICGTCTKHFGITDQITIGTISNMFEISEAVFGADKPIVLG, encoded by the coding sequence ATGACAGAAATCGACGCGAGAAAACTGGAATGCCCGAAACCGGTCCTGCTTGTAAAAGAAGAGGCGGATAAAGGTGCCGTTCAGATCCGTGCCTGCGTGGACAACGAGGTCGCGGCGGGAAATGTCACGCGCTTCTTTGAAAGCCGCGGATATGCCGCCTCACGAGAGGATGGCGCCGAAGGCATATATATCACCGGCAAAAAGAGCGGCGAAACCGCCGCTGTACAAAAGGACGGCGGGGCGCGTACCGCGCTACTCTTCACCTCAGACAAAATCGGCGCTCCCTCAGACGGCCTCGGAGAGGTGCTTATGAAGGCGTACCTCGGAACGCTGACCAAGACATCCACGCCGCCGGCGGCCATAGCCCTGATGAACGAGGGCGTAAAAATGGCGCTGCCGGAGGCCTCGACTCTCGACACCCTTAAAGAGCTGGAAGCCGCTGGGACAAAAATCCTCATCTGCGGCACCTGTACGAAGCACTTCGGGATCACCGACCAAATCACTATCGGCACCATATCCAACATGTTCGAAATATCCGAGGCGGTCTTCGGAGCGGACAAGCCGATAGTCCTCGGCTGA